Proteins from a single region of Sebastes umbrosus isolate fSebUmb1 chromosome 8, fSebUmb1.pri, whole genome shotgun sequence:
- the zgc:101664 gene encoding shieldin complex subunit 3 gives MEDVVLHYQPGSAAGLSCLLERTEKLLESFPCRPPPVFTPWSPAAADRHLPIRPARPAPVITCSAGLLISGSRTHTQTAQNQLQKHEVHRHVAKTAPNQPAPETPQEPKQTVCISKTPNQLLTEREVTRPPDKHKDGVPVTDSPVKRSWSVFTQKGVLLQDSESPSKRFHHVVSVHRLHLHQRAKWVIGQHNWGAARDVEQVWRSLSHCVRNAGLPTCNANIQRERAEIWVFCDVLHSEQVGRFLKDELQLSGRIGLSVHRLGNIFSM, from the exons ATGGAGGATGTGGTTCTGCACTACCAGCCTGGATCAGCTGCTGGGCTCAGCTGTCTGTTGGAGAGGACAGAGAAGCTTCTGGAGTCTTTCCCCTGCCGGCCTCCTCCGGTCTTCACCCCCTGGTCCCCCGCCGCCGCAGACCGCCACCTGCCCATCAGACCAGCCAGACCGGCTCCCGTCATCACCTGCTCGGCTGGTTTACTCATCTCCGGCAGCAGGACTCACACTCAGACAGCACAAAACCAGCTACAGAAACATGAAGTTCACCGTCATGTTGCTAAGACAGCTCCTAACCAACCAGCACCTGAAACTCCACAAGAACCCAAACAGACCGTCTGCATCTCAAAGACCCCGAACCAGCtcctcacagagagagaggtcaccAGACCTCCTGACAAACACAAAGATGGCGTCCCCGTCACAGACTCGCCGGTCAAACGCTCCTGGAGCGTCTTCACACAGAAAGGAGTTCTGCTGCAGGACTCTGAGTCACCGTCCAAGAGGTTCCATCACGTGGTGTCGGTCCACCggctccacctccaccagaGGGCCAAATGGGTGATCGGTCAGCACAACTGGGGGGCGGCCAGAGACGTCGAACAG GTGTGGCGTTCTCTGAGCCACTGCGTCCGGAACGCCGGGCTGCCGACGTGTAACGCCAACATCCAGAGGGAGCGGGCGGAGATCTGGGTGTTCTGTGACGTCCTCCACTCGGAGCAGGTGGGACGTTTCCTGAAGGACGAGCTGCAGCTGTCGGGGAGGATCGGCCTGTCGGTTCACAGACTGGGAAACATCTTCAGCATGTAG
- the sdhaf1 gene encoding succinate dehydrogenase assembly factor 1, mitochondrial produces MARYSKLQKQVLALYRQFLRAGQDKPGFIPRIRDEFRENSRIKKTDVMHIEYLFRRGQRQLEQLRDVNTKQLGSFSKPAEKS; encoded by the coding sequence ATGGCGCGGTACAGTAAGCTGCAGAAGCAGGTCCTGGCTCTGTACCGGCAGTTCCTTCGGGCCGGTCAGGACAAGCCGGGCTTCATCCCACGAATCCGAGACGAGTTCCGAGAGAACTCTCGCATCAAGAAGACGGACGTGATGCACATCGAGTATCTGTTCCGGCGAGGacagagacagctggagcagctgaggGACGTCAACACCAAACAGCTGGGCTCCTTCTCCAAACCTGCAGAGAAGAGCTGA
- the LOC119492987 gene encoding serine/threonine-protein phosphatase 2A catalytic subunit beta isoform has product MEDKSFTKELDQWIEQLNECKQLSENQVRTLCEKAKEILTKESNVQEVRCPVTVCGDVHGQFHDLMELFKIGGKSPDTNYLFMGDYVDRGYYSVETVTLLVTLKVRFQERITILRGNHESRQITQVYGFYDECLRKYGNANVWKYFTDLFDYLPLTALVDGQIFCLHGGLSPSIDTLDHIRALDRLQEVPHEGPMCDLLWSDPDDRGGWGISPRGAGYTFGQDISETFNHANGLTLVSRAHQLVMEGYNWGHDKNVVTIFSAPNYCYRCGNQAAIMELDDTLKYSFLQFDPAPRRGEPHVTRRTPDYFL; this is encoded by the exons ATGGAGGACAAATCGTTCACTAAAGAGTTGGACCAGTGGATTGAACAGCTCAATGAGTGCAAGCAGCTCTCGGAGAACCAGGTCCGGACCCTCTGCGAGAAG GCCAAGGAGATTCTGACCAAGGAGTCCAACGTTCAGGAG GTGCGATGCCCGGTGACGGTGTGCGGCGACGTCCACGGTCAGTTCCACGACCTGATGGAGTTGTTTAAGATCGGAGGCAAGTCTCCCGACACCAACTACCTGTTCATGGGGGACTACGTCGACAGAGGCTACTACTCTGTGGAGACGGTCACGCTGCTCGTCACGCTAAAG GTTCGTTTCCAGGAGCGAATCACCATCCTGCGAGGGAACCACGAGTCGCGGCAGATCACACAGGTCTACGGCTTCTACGACGAGTGCCTGAGGAAGTACGGCAACGCCAACGTCTGGAAGTACTTCACAGACCTGTTCGACTACCTGCCTCTCACCGCGCTGGTGGACGGACAG ATCTTCTGTCTCCACGGAGGTTTGTCTCCCTCCATAGACACTCTGGATCACATACGAGCTCTGGACCGCCTGCAGGAAGTCCCACATgag ggCCCGATGTGTGACCTGCTGTGGTCGGACCCCGATGATCGTGGTGGATGGGGCATCTCTCCCCGAGGTGCTGGTTACACCTTCGGACAGGACATCTCTGAAACCTTCAACCACGCCAACGGCCTCACTCTGGTGTCCCGCGCCCATCAGCTGGTCATGGag GGCTACAACTGGGGCCATGACAAGAATGTGGTGACCATCTTTAGTGCTCCAAACTACTGCTACCGCTGTGGAAACCAGGCAGCCATCATGGAACTGGACGACACTCTGAAATACTCTTT CCTTCAGTTTGACCCCGCCCCCCGCCGCGGCGAGCCCCATGTGACCAGACGCACTCCTGACTACTTCCTGTGA